A window of Maioricimonas rarisocia genomic DNA:
TGTCCCAGCAGGCCATGTCGATCGCCGACTTGACGTAGGCGTGCCCCTTCATGACCCGGTCCATTGTGCGGTTCAACTGCTGAAGCTGCGTCGGATCCTCTCCGACCAGGCTCGGCGCCAGTTCGGAGAGTCCCGTGCGCGCTCCGGCAGCATAGGCGGGAAGATAGACCGGACCGAGCGGACAGATTTCGCCGTACCCCGTGATGCCCGCGTCCGTGTCCACCTGCACGACCGTCGAATCGAACACATCGACGCTCTTGCCCTCCGACCAGCTGTAGTTTCCTTCGTGCAGCGGCAGATCGACCTGATACACCTTCACGCCAGTGATCTTCATGGACGGAGTCTCGCTTCGTGCGGCTTGTCGACGGGCAGCCGGCCATGAATGTGCTTGAGGGTTTCCACTCTGACATGGAAACGTGCAGCACTTTCACGCCGTGGCATCGGGACATCATCCCCGGGAACGTGGCGGGCGACAAGCAACAGCAATCCCACGCGACTTTGTAGCGAGGCCGGCGGGCGATCGGACGACGCAGCGAAGCGGGCTAATCGCTCGAATTGCCCGGCGGCGACTTGTCCAGCAGCTTCCATTCGATCCAGTTGACCATTGTCAGGACCAGCAGAGCCAGCAGGGTCGTGCCCACCGCCAGCCAGATGCGGTCCAGAGCAACCGCGATGCCGATGGCGGCGGTAAGAAAGATCGAGGCGGCCGTGGTCAGGCCCTCCACCTCGTCGCCGCCACGGTGAATGATGGTTCCCGTCCCGAGAAAACTGATTCCGATAACGATCGCCTGAATGATCCGGATGGGATCTGCGGCGATCTCGGTGTCGGAACCGCTGCGACGGAAGAAGTCCACTGCCCCTTCCGCCAGCAGGACCAGCAGGGCCGCACCGGCCGCGACAAAGATGTGCGTCCGCAGACCGGCAGGTTTGTCGGCAATTTCGCGTTCGAAGCCGATGACTCCTCCGAGCAGGCCGGCGAGGGCAACCATGGCGAAGGATTCGAGGTCAGATGGAAGGCTCATGGCAGTCGGGCCGTTGTTGTCCGGGGAACCTGGTCCTGTCAGTCTCCTGCAGGCGTGTCGATCTCATGAAGATGTTTGCCGATGTCGCTGATGGTGATGGCGAACCACCTTGACGATGTACAGGACGAACAGAACGCCGATGACCCCCATCCCGATGATCTTGAGCGTTCGTGCGATGGCGTCACTCTGCCCTTCAAGCCAGTACCCCAGCCCGGCCAGCAGGCTCGTCCAGGCCACCGTCCCGATTGTGGTCGCCAGCAGGAACGGGCCGAATGGCATCTCGGAAAGCCCGGCCGGAACACTGATCAGCGTGCGAACGCCCGGGACCAGGCGTCCAACCGTAACGGCCCAGTAGCCGTACCGGTCAAACCACTTGTCCGCCCGGTCGATCTCGCTCGCATCGGTGCCCAGCCAGTGGCCATGCCGGTCAATCCATTTCCGGAATCGGTCTGTGCCGACCCAGCGTGCGATTCCATACCACGGCACGGCTCCGGCGAGCGTTCCCAAGGTTCCGACAACGATCATCAGGACCAGCGATTTGTCGCCGGAGCGGGCGTTGGCACCGGCCGTGGGCATCACGACTTCCGATGGGATCGGAGGGAACAGGTTTTCGAGGAACATCAGCAGGGCCACACCGAGGTAGCCCATCGAGTCCATCGTGTTGCTGATAAAGTCATCCATTCCTGTGCCTTGCCTTCGGTTGGCCCCGGCAAACATGCGGGGTAAACCGCTTCGGCTCCCGCTTCCCGACAATCTAAGCGGACACCGGACGGACAGAATCAGGGAAAGTCCCACGGCCCTGCCCGCGGACCGTCGTGCCGAGGACGGTCGCTGAGGCGATCGGTCCTCTTCGGGATGCTGGTGATTTCCCGTATGT
This region includes:
- a CDS encoding DedA family protein; the protein is MDDFISNTMDSMGYLGVALLMFLENLFPPIPSEVVMPTAGANARSGDKSLVLMIVVGTLGTLAGAVPWYGIARWVGTDRFRKWIDRHGHWLGTDASEIDRADKWFDRYGYWAVTVGRLVPGVRTLISVPAGLSEMPFGPFLLATTIGTVAWTSLLAGLGYWLEGQSDAIARTLKIIGMGVIGVLFVLYIVKVVRHHHQRHRQTSS
- a CDS encoding MgtC/SapB family protein; translation: MSLPSDLESFAMVALAGLLGGVIGFEREIADKPAGLRTHIFVAAGAALLVLLAEGAVDFFRRSGSDTEIAADPIRIIQAIVIGISFLGTGTIIHRGGDEVEGLTTAASIFLTAAIGIAVALDRIWLAVGTTLLALLVLTMVNWIEWKLLDKSPPGNSSD